Part of the Pedosphaera parvula Ellin514 genome is shown below.
TCGAAGGCGAATGACAGTCTCATTTCCCATGCGGTGGTGACGTTGAAGGCGGAATTGGAAAAATTCCGCGAGCAGGCTCAAAACGTCGAATAAAATTTCAATCCACGGGTTTAGTGGCGGTTCGCAGGCGATTCAAATTTACATGTCAGAGTCCACATCCAATCCAACGACGAGCACGGGTCCGTTGCTGATCATCATTTCGGCGCCGTCCGGCGGTGGCAAGACCACGCTATGCCAGCAATTGCTCGCCACCTATCCCGGTTCGATGACCAGGGCAGTCACCTGCACGACTCGTGCGCCGCGCGAGGGAGAGAAGGACGGGGTGGATTATTATTTCATTGATGCCGGGTCGTTTCTCAAGCGCTTGCAGGCGGGTAATTTTCTCGAGCACGCGACGGTTTATGGGAACAGCTACGGCACCTTGAAGTCCGAGGTGTTGGGCAAGTTGCGGCAGGGGAAGGATGTGTTGCTGAGTGTGGATGTTCAGGGGGCCACGACGATTCGCAACCAGGCGGAAGATGAGCCGGAGTTGAAGAAGGCGAT
Proteins encoded:
- the gmk gene encoding guanylate kinase; the encoded protein is MSESTSNPTTSTGPLLIIISAPSGGGKTTLCQQLLATYPGSMTRAVTCTTRAPREGEKDGVDYYFIDAGSFLKRLQAGNFLEHATVYGNSYGTLKSEVLGKLRQGKDVLLSVDVQGATTIRNQAEDEPELKKAMIQVFLTPVSLAVLEERLKRRNADALPVIQKRLSVARQEISQWRHFDYLITSTTIGEDLRRMKAIIEAEKMRITRSHPPEM